In Elusimicrobium sp. An273, a genomic segment contains:
- a CDS encoding trypsin-like peptidase domain-containing protein, protein MRAFLFVLSCLLTVPFAAAQKLPAKNFLRGGLAPAKIEKNILLNLRYIPPASLAAQSAFQTAKTAVVKPPVRNEQEVADFSPLQRTIARQTLGGLQAPAETTSLAQTEKHIRASLVEVVGRASGDLMGSGFVVQSRSGRLYAVVSYHVVGRKGNTVAVRTYPEKGAPVVYNGLIVNAAGSFGINAPDAAIIALPQEAQAYVRPLTIAPSLPEKGSELVVWGSPYACEGFARIDELKVTLAQGIKMVMDSPDVSEEFNGLCGSPVLNAQGQVAGIYSGHDPEQGQVFAVNARQALEWLLESYEQGKLPAPLTYKVYGRDVLQIQAEETIGWVYHFDQGGTLLHKVYLPKYNGRFDPEHAEWLFPDVQHGDFLEFEIVKHRFVDRTVSVGIS, encoded by the coding sequence ATGAGAGCGTTTCTTTTCGTATTATCTTGCTTGCTGACAGTCCCCTTTGCAGCAGCCCAGAAACTTCCGGCTAAGAATTTCCTGCGCGGCGGGCTGGCTCCCGCCAAAATAGAAAAAAATATCCTGCTTAATCTTCGCTATATTCCCCCGGCTTCTTTGGCGGCGCAAAGCGCTTTTCAAACGGCCAAAACCGCCGTCGTTAAACCGCCCGTCCGAAACGAACAGGAGGTGGCTGATTTCAGCCCACTGCAGCGGACGATTGCCCGCCAAACCCTCGGCGGCCTGCAGGCTCCTGCCGAAACAACTTCTTTGGCCCAGACCGAAAAGCATATCCGCGCCTCGTTAGTGGAAGTGGTGGGCAGAGCCAGTGGAGACCTGATGGGAAGCGGATTTGTGGTACAGTCGCGTTCGGGGCGATTGTATGCGGTGGTATCGTATCATGTGGTGGGGCGGAAAGGAAATACCGTGGCGGTGCGGACGTATCCGGAAAAAGGGGCCCCGGTTGTGTATAACGGGTTAATTGTCAATGCGGCGGGCTCGTTCGGCATTAATGCGCCGGACGCAGCCATCATCGCTTTGCCGCAAGAGGCCCAAGCGTATGTGCGGCCGCTAACGATAGCCCCCTCTTTGCCGGAGAAAGGCAGCGAACTGGTGGTGTGGGGCAGCCCGTATGCCTGCGAAGGATTTGCACGAATAGATGAGTTAAAAGTAACGCTGGCGCAAGGAATTAAAATGGTGATGGACAGCCCGGACGTATCGGAAGAATTTAACGGTTTGTGCGGCAGTCCCGTTTTAAATGCGCAAGGGCAAGTGGCCGGTATTTACAGCGGCCATGACCCGGAGCAAGGGCAGGTGTTTGCGGTCAATGCCCGCCAAGCGCTGGAGTGGCTGTTGGAAAGCTACGAACAAGGCAAACTGCCGGCGCCGCTTACGTATAAGGTGTATGGCCGGGACGTGCTGCAAATCCAAGCGGAAGAAACGATCGGCTGGGTGTATCACTTTGACCAAGGCGGCACGCTGCTGCACAAAGTATATCTGCCCAAATATAACGGCCGGTTTGACCCGGAACATGCGGAGTGGTTGTTTCCCGACGTGCAGCATGGCGATTTTTTGGAATTTGAAATCGTAAAACATCGGTTTGTGGATCGGACGGTTTCCGTCGGTATTTCTTAA
- a CDS encoding LptF/LptG family permease has product MRVSIFTKYIAKSLLTFFIGVLGVLTFVIFMNQFIRILDMAMTYGTSFGWIVSSLLNVLPNVFCLSAPMAFQIAILLTLTNMSEHGELIALRAAGFSFKEIIRPLFICALGLTVVMFVMQNWLTPRSYKRLLDRRSEARSKITKVNLEPKTFLNLGEWDLYLESLDKDTDVARQIHLIKKEDNGALSTKVNASSGKVILTHTAIGLQLKDGQMQRLDDKDPSSFIAANFDEYIMSISLLKAQYRRLRVGEMSTTKLLRRMRQMPLDPETINEYRTEISMRNVLAFSPIVLLFVSCPIGFSFGKRTNKGWGMLFSVIIIFTFYLLMTLGLSLGKKYGWIAYPGPWLPIIAGIFAARYLWKKRLNI; this is encoded by the coding sequence ATGCGCGTCAGCATTTTTACCAAATACATTGCAAAAAGTCTCCTTACGTTTTTTATAGGCGTATTGGGAGTGCTGACGTTTGTTATTTTTATGAACCAGTTCATCCGTATCCTGGATATGGCCATGACGTACGGCACCAGTTTCGGGTGGATTGTATCTTCTCTTCTTAACGTGCTGCCCAATGTGTTTTGCTTAAGCGCGCCGATGGCCTTTCAGATTGCCATTTTGCTGACGCTGACCAATATGAGCGAACACGGCGAACTTATTGCCTTGCGCGCGGCGGGATTTTCGTTTAAAGAGATTATCCGGCCGCTTTTTATTTGCGCCCTGGGGCTGACGGTGGTAATGTTTGTCATGCAAAATTGGCTGACTCCGCGCAGCTACAAACGCCTCTTAGACCGCCGCAGCGAAGCCCGCAGTAAAATTACCAAAGTAAATTTGGAACCCAAAACATTCTTAAATTTAGGCGAATGGGATTTGTATTTGGAAAGCTTGGACAAAGACACGGATGTCGCCCGGCAAATTCATCTGATTAAAAAAGAAGATAACGGCGCCCTGAGCACCAAAGTAAACGCTTCTTCCGGCAAAGTGATTTTAACCCATACGGCCATCGGCCTGCAGCTCAAAGACGGGCAAATGCAGCGCCTGGACGACAAAGATCCTTCCTCTTTTATCGCCGCCAATTTTGACGAATACATTATGAGCATTTCCCTCTTAAAGGCCCAATACCGCCGTTTGCGCGTAGGGGAAATGTCCACCACCAAACTGCTTAGACGCATGCGCCAAATGCCTTTAGATCCCGAAACCATCAACGAATACCGCACCGAAATCAGCATGCGCAACGTACTCGCTTTCTCCCCGATTGTATTGCTGTTTGTCAGCTGTCCGATCGGATTCTCCTTCGGCAAAAGAACCAATAAGGGCTGGGGAATGCTCTTTAGCGTGATTATCATTTTTACGTTCTATTTATTAATGACGCTGGGCCTTTCTTTAGGGAAAAAATACGGATGGATTGCCTACCCCGGCCCGTGGCTGCCGATTATAGCCGGCATTTTTGCGGCCCGTTACCTATGGAAAAAGAGGTTAAACATTTAA
- a CDS encoding LptF/LptG family permease: MRIYFYIARKFWGPFFFALGVFTALVVLGDTFEKMKNLGNGVTTMMDLLSYSLVTFPNWLATIMPVACLLGAISVISEMVANGEWTACVASGFAPRQLFKPVILCILGVVLATMVLQEFVIPPLNAKSERIYNTRINPSEDPFNPDAERDVILKISPNQMLFAKEVNLKEGTMKRVSLDTYDSGWNIANQIVADQMLWNPDTKSWLFSKGIQRVFIDSMDTTEESFETADSPVNLNPSEMAIDRTDNKLLSIRELYKRIHFFKKSGLSSYAAQTMLQSKLATPFVTLIMCLLGMPFAISVRRKSKILNIIASLVIAFTFWWLITMFTSIGENGYINPYLAGWGPVLVFAVVVFFEFKWLKL; encoded by the coding sequence ATGCGGATTTATTTCTATATCGCCCGAAAATTCTGGGGGCCCTTTTTCTTTGCCCTAGGCGTATTTACGGCATTGGTGGTACTGGGCGACACCTTTGAAAAAATGAAAAACCTGGGCAACGGCGTAACCACAATGATGGATCTGCTTTCTTATTCGCTGGTTACGTTTCCCAATTGGCTGGCCACCATTATGCCCGTTGCCTGCCTGCTGGGGGCCATTTCCGTCATTTCCGAAATGGTGGCCAACGGCGAATGGACGGCCTGTGTGGCCAGCGGCTTTGCCCCGCGCCAGTTGTTTAAACCCGTTATCCTGTGTATTTTAGGGGTCGTGTTGGCGACTATGGTGCTGCAGGAATTTGTCATTCCCCCCTTAAACGCCAAGTCGGAGCGTATTTACAATACCCGCATCAACCCCTCGGAAGACCCCTTTAACCCCGATGCCGAACGTGATGTTATTTTAAAAATTTCCCCCAACCAGATGTTATTTGCCAAAGAGGTAAACCTGAAAGAGGGCACCATGAAACGCGTTTCGCTGGACACCTACGACTCCGGCTGGAACATTGCCAACCAAATTGTAGCCGATCAGATGCTATGGAACCCGGACACCAAAAGCTGGCTGTTTTCCAAGGGCATTCAGCGCGTTTTTATAGATTCCATGGACACCACGGAAGAATCGTTTGAAACGGCGGATTCGCCCGTCAATTTAAATCCTTCCGAAATGGCCATAGACCGCACGGACAACAAGCTCCTCAGCATCCGCGAGCTCTACAAACGCATTCACTTCTTTAAAAAAAGCGGTCTTTCTTCCTATGCGGCGCAAACGATGCTCCAGTCCAAACTGGCCACGCCGTTTGTTACGCTTATTATGTGCCTGCTCGGCATGCCGTTTGCCATCAGCGTCCGGCGCAAAAGCAAAATTCTAAACATTATTGCTTCGCTTGTGATTGCTTTTACGTTTTGGTGGCTGATTACGATGTTTACATCCATCGGAGAAAACGGCTACATCAACCCTTATCTGGCCGGTTGGGGCCCCGTACTGGTATTTGCGGTAGTCGTATTTTTTGAATTTAAATGGCTTAAGCTCTAA
- a CDS encoding response regulator, whose translation MLKIALVDDSVILRSAIKNVLESSGFKVVFEAGGSAELFSKIENSGVELILLDIFFPTENGLDILAKLKKHMPQVKVLIVTGLRQDTILEEAQRLGADGVLYKPFDTDELLSAIQRVSR comes from the coding sequence ATGTTAAAAATAGCGTTGGTGGATGATTCGGTGATTTTGCGTTCGGCCATTAAGAACGTGTTGGAATCGTCCGGATTTAAAGTTGTTTTTGAAGCGGGAGGATCCGCCGAATTGTTTTCAAAGATTGAAAACAGCGGCGTGGAACTGATTTTGCTGGATATTTTCTTCCCGACGGAAAACGGATTGGACATTTTGGCCAAACTCAAAAAGCATATGCCGCAGGTAAAAGTGCTGATTGTAACGGGGCTGCGGCAGGACACAATTCTGGAAGAGGCCCAGCGGCTGGGGGCAGACGGCGTGCTGTACAAACCGTTTGACACCGATGAGCTGTTGTCGGCCATTCAGCGGGTTTCGCGCTGA
- a CDS encoding phosphoglucomutase/phosphomannomutase family protein: MAAEIKFGTDGWRGIIAWDFTFENVRRLAQALADYINENAPVGENGKQPKIFVGYDRRFMSDLFAADIASIFRSNKIDVTLSSCPISTPVAACLSLSKFWMSVMVTASHNPPHYNGIKIKLAGGSASSRVTKEIEEYLDQNSVLFLYGQKAEQKDCSDLYFKYVAAHANTKKLKTFKSKVVIDYMHGAAAGYLEKFLSPKQVIALRADREPTFEGEQPEPVEKNLSVLKKTVTEKKAALGIAFDGDGDRVALIDEKGTYLTPCMIAAVLCNYLVKYKKLKGKIVQTVSMGYLLKRIARKYEMLFEEVGVGFKNVAERMSLDDVAFGVEESGGFAWKGNLPDRDGLTVALAFLGIMAATGKKASQLCADVVQEYGASVYMRRDLPISKPVDKAALSEKLRKKLPKKINGRRIAETLTSDGLKIVFDNDEWLLLRPSGTEPLLRIYAESATKKDTQALLNFGEKILAPYQK, from the coding sequence ATGGCAGCTGAGATTAAGTTCGGTACCGACGGGTGGAGAGGCATTATCGCTTGGGATTTTACCTTTGAAAACGTACGCCGCTTGGCGCAGGCTCTGGCCGACTATATCAACGAAAACGCTCCGGTGGGCGAAAACGGCAAACAGCCTAAGATTTTTGTGGGTTACGACCGCCGCTTTATGTCGGACTTGTTCGCCGCCGACATTGCCAGCATTTTCCGTTCCAATAAAATAGACGTTACGCTCTCGTCCTGCCCCATTTCTACGCCGGTGGCGGCGTGTTTAAGCTTAAGCAAATTCTGGATGAGCGTGATGGTAACAGCCAGCCACAATCCGCCCCATTATAACGGCATTAAAATCAAGCTGGCGGGCGGGTCGGCCTCGTCTCGCGTTACGAAAGAAATTGAAGAGTACTTGGATCAAAATTCCGTTTTGTTCTTATACGGGCAGAAAGCGGAACAGAAAGATTGTTCCGACCTTTATTTTAAATATGTGGCCGCACATGCCAACACCAAAAAATTAAAAACGTTTAAATCCAAAGTGGTGATTGATTATATGCACGGGGCGGCGGCCGGCTATTTGGAAAAATTCCTCTCGCCCAAACAAGTGATCGCCTTGCGTGCGGACAGAGAACCCACGTTTGAGGGAGAGCAGCCGGAACCGGTGGAGAAGAATTTGTCCGTTCTAAAGAAAACGGTAACCGAGAAAAAAGCCGCGCTGGGCATTGCCTTTGACGGAGACGGCGACCGGGTGGCATTAATAGACGAAAAAGGAACCTATTTAACCCCGTGTATGATTGCGGCCGTGCTGTGCAATTATTTGGTGAAATACAAAAAATTAAAAGGCAAAATCGTGCAGACGGTCTCCATGGGCTATTTGCTCAAGCGCATTGCCCGCAAGTATGAAATGCTGTTTGAAGAAGTGGGCGTGGGCTTTAAAAATGTAGCCGAGCGGATGAGTTTGGATGATGTCGCCTTTGGCGTGGAAGAATCCGGCGGGTTTGCCTGGAAAGGCAATTTGCCCGACCGAGACGGACTCACGGTAGCCTTGGCGTTTTTGGGCATTATGGCCGCCACGGGCAAAAAAGCCAGCCAGCTGTGCGCGGATGTGGTGCAGGAATACGGGGCTTCGGTTTATATGCGCCGGGATTTGCCGATTTCCAAACCGGTAGACAAAGCGGCCTTGTCCGAGAAACTGCGCAAAAAACTTCCCAAAAAAATCAACGGCCGCCGCATTGCCGAAACGTTGACGTCGGACGGGCTGAAGATTGTTTTTGATAACGACGAATGGCTGCTGTTGCGCCCCTCGGGCACCGAACCGCTTTTGCGCATTTACGCCGAAAGCGCGACCAAAAAAGATACGCAGGCGTTGTTGAATTTCGGAGAAAAAATACTGGCTCCTTACCAAAAATAA
- a CDS encoding NYN domain-containing protein has product MYVTTKPTIYLIDGLNLVRSFLYEFARTEEEVTADFLDFLSEISQDEHYAMHQYEVIFDGSFRPVGPLYRGGVHISFSEEDSADQIIYERAAYLSQSGSRVIAVTDDRQLQQALKELGVKTFFCRKFYNSLKTFEK; this is encoded by the coding sequence ATGTACGTAACTACCAAACCCACCATTTATTTGATTGACGGACTGAACTTGGTGCGCAGTTTTTTGTATGAATTTGCCCGGACGGAAGAAGAAGTAACGGCGGATTTCCTTGATTTTTTAAGTGAAATTTCGCAAGACGAGCACTACGCCATGCATCAGTACGAGGTAATTTTTGACGGTTCCTTCCGCCCCGTAGGCCCGCTGTACCGCGGCGGGGTGCATATTTCTTTTTCCGAGGAAGACTCCGCCGACCAGATCATCTACGAACGCGCCGCCTATTTAAGCCAAAGCGGCAGCCGCGTGATTGCCGTGACGGACGACCGCCAGCTGCAGCAGGCGCTAAAAGAGCTGGGCGTAAAAACATTTTTCTGCCGTAAATTTTACAACAGTTTAAAAACATTTGAAAAATAG
- a CDS encoding phosphatidylserine decarboxylase has protein sequence MLEDINRTLSKCLSWVGTVLPLGIKFFAVAVAAAAILLFFDLRTLGVLCLLAGCFCAYFFRDPKRETVFADDEIACPADGTVLSIKTEDDPNSVVIRIFLSIFDVHIQRSTVNGRTGEIFYNKGTFLFANNPAADKNERNLIQLFRNGNPAQFAHVEQITGAIARRIECWVKPQQDIKIGGHLGLVRFGSQVAVYLPKNAVRVLVKEGQKVQGGITVLGLWK, from the coding sequence ATGTTAGAAGATATCAACCGCACGCTTTCTAAGTGTCTTAGCTGGGTTGGCACCGTGTTGCCGTTAGGAATCAAATTTTTTGCAGTCGCCGTAGCGGCGGCCGCCATTTTGCTGTTTTTTGACCTGCGCACCCTGGGCGTATTGTGCTTGCTGGCGGGTTGTTTCTGCGCGTACTTTTTCCGCGATCCGAAACGCGAAACCGTTTTTGCAGACGACGAAATCGCCTGCCCGGCGGACGGAACCGTCCTCTCCATTAAAACCGAGGACGACCCCAACTCCGTCGTCATCCGCATTTTCCTGTCTATTTTTGACGTGCACATTCAGCGCTCTACCGTCAACGGAAGAACGGGCGAAATTTTTTACAACAAAGGCACTTTCCTGTTTGCCAACAACCCCGCCGCCGACAAAAACGAACGCAATTTAATTCAGCTGTTCCGCAACGGAAACCCGGCGCAGTTTGCCCATGTGGAGCAAATTACCGGCGCCATTGCACGGCGCATTGAATGCTGGGTAAAGCCGCAGCAGGATATTAAAATCGGCGGGCACTTGGGGCTGGTGCGCTTTGGGTCGCAAGTGGCGGTATACCTGCCGAAAAATGCCGTACGCGTATTGGTAAAAGAAGGCCAAAAAGTGCAGGGCGGCATTACGGTGCTGGGGCTTTGGAAATAG
- the pssA gene encoding CDP-diacylglycerol--serine O-phosphatidyltransferase has product MQDENKETKVVDRLKHTGALTAPSLFTLGNLSCGFFSILASARGNFAQAGWLILAAAVFDMFDGRIARLLDAESDFGVEMDSLADAVSFCAAPAFLMYFFVLHAQPLWGAPIACVYTCFGVLRLAKFNTMAHAGQGSKKYFSGLPVPAPAALLASFAISYSIMEGEMGGRNIHLLTLYLPHLYNFVWFAMLILSLLMVSNIPYAAFKAKREKRLSVWTLLLIVFLVVMLIRFPQDVIFIVFSLYVIFGLLAVLYRAFRGIKVEK; this is encoded by the coding sequence ATGCAAGACGAAAATAAAGAAACCAAAGTTGTGGACAGACTTAAACACACCGGCGCGCTGACGGCGCCTTCCCTGTTTACGCTTGGGAATTTATCCTGCGGATTCTTTTCTATTTTAGCCTCCGCCCGGGGCAACTTTGCCCAAGCCGGCTGGCTGATTTTGGCGGCCGCCGTATTTGATATGTTTGACGGACGCATTGCCCGCTTATTGGACGCCGAAAGCGATTTCGGCGTGGAAATGGATTCTTTGGCCGATGCCGTTTCGTTCTGTGCGGCGCCGGCTTTTTTGATGTATTTTTTCGTTTTACACGCTCAGCCGCTTTGGGGCGCGCCGATTGCCTGCGTGTATACGTGTTTCGGCGTGTTGCGCTTGGCCAAGTTTAACACCATGGCCCATGCGGGGCAAGGCTCTAAAAAATATTTCTCCGGTCTGCCCGTTCCGGCGCCGGCGGCGCTGTTGGCTTCGTTTGCCATTTCCTATAGCATTATGGAAGGCGAAATGGGCGGACGCAACATTCACCTGCTGACGTTGTACCTGCCGCATCTGTACAATTTTGTTTGGTTTGCCATGCTGATTTTATCGCTGTTAATGGTATCCAACATTCCGTATGCGGCGTTTAAAGCCAAACGCGAAAAACGCTTGAGCGTATGGACGCTGTTGTTAATCGTGTTTTTGGTGGTAATGTTAATCCGCTTCCCGCAAGATGTAATCTTTATCGTATTTTCCTTGTATGTCATCTTCGGCTTGCTGGCGGTATTGTACCGGGCTTTCCGCGGCATTAAAGTGGAAAAATAA
- a CDS encoding RDD family protein, with product MIEKRINIMEPEIPTLQQPPAEEPAEKKQVEYASVTERFVALLIDYGVVFIPAQLIARVILNIMGPITELWQIASIFIGINLLFILYETILSSGDRVTLGKALVGIAVVKKDLSGPISLPRAFLRAIGYYFSAALLMCGFLLAFFDDKHRALQDFLGGSVVVQIREKTWMERTMVRLLGGVLLVAFAATSYTQFFGRGGTLQQFYIRRAQEHLGKIALLEEAHYNRYGSYTNDLLRLSLLSGDPVQFQRDTQKVLYPKGFKIGVQGNYYKISARARDARNTPVYFTSK from the coding sequence ATGATTGAGAAACGCATTAATATCATGGAGCCGGAAATTCCCACGCTGCAGCAGCCGCCAGCCGAAGAACCCGCTGAAAAAAAACAAGTGGAATACGCTTCGGTAACGGAACGCTTTGTGGCGCTTTTAATTGACTATGGCGTCGTATTTATCCCCGCCCAGCTTATTGCCAGAGTAATTTTGAACATCATGGGGCCTATTACCGAGCTGTGGCAAATTGCTTCTATTTTTATTGGGATTAACCTTTTGTTTATTTTGTATGAAACCATTCTCTCCAGCGGAGACCGCGTCACTTTAGGCAAGGCGTTGGTCGGCATTGCCGTCGTAAAAAAGGATTTAAGCGGCCCCATTTCGCTGCCGCGCGCGTTTCTGCGGGCGATTGGATATTATTTCAGCGCGGCCCTTTTAATGTGTGGGTTCTTATTGGCATTCTTTGATGATAAACACCGCGCCTTACAGGATTTTTTGGGCGGAAGCGTGGTCGTGCAAATCCGCGAAAAAACGTGGATGGAACGCACCATGGTGCGTTTGCTGGGGGGAGTCTTGCTCGTGGCGTTTGCAGCTACTTCCTATACGCAGTTTTTTGGAAGAGGCGGGACGCTTCAGCAATTCTATATCCGCCGGGCGCAAGAGCATTTGGGCAAGATTGCCCTGTTGGAAGAAGCCCATTACAACCGCTATGGCAGCTATACCAACGATCTATTGCGCTTGTCTTTATTGTCCGGCGATCCGGTACAATTCCAGCGGGATACGCAAAAGGTATTGTATCCGAAGGGATTTAAAATTGGCGTACAGGGAAATTACTACAAAATTTCCGCCCGGGCTCGGGACGCGCGCAATACGCCTGTTTATTTTACGTCTAAATAA
- a CDS encoding solute:sodium symporter family transporter yields MLLTISSFVGFTALVLGLSYYLTRKKDASSSEGYFLAGRGLTGWVIAASLLLTNLSTEQMVGLNGQGYMFNMSGIGYEIGASLALIIVAFFFLPRYLKKGYATIPDFVGDRYDSATKQFVNFLFLAGYVLILLPTVLYSGAIGMGGIFNIMDTFGMSEMMAIIVVVVAIGVLGCLYTIFGGLRIMAIADTLNGIGLIFGGLMVPLFALAYVGGGDILGGLTEVVKAHPEKFNAIGGPNDPVPFATMFTGMFLVNLFYWGCNQTIIQRALAAKNLKEGQKGLFLAAIFKLIGPIYLIIPGIVAFHIFQDNPLKVGDMAYPMLVNKVLPFYLIGFFAAVLFGAIVSSFNAALNSSSTLFMLNVYKPLIKPTATDEDLVTKGKYVGIILAIFSMCVAPLIAMAPSGLFNYLQMVNGFYNVPIFTLIIFGMLNKTAPAWAAKVTLIFFMIGYGLTQLGIVKTDLHFLHVLAILFVISIVFMYITGKFWPAKNKYDDGKDLHIVDTTPWNMRVVVSIAIVLCVFGVYVLFSRMGIAA; encoded by the coding sequence ATGCTGCTAACGATATCGTCGTTTGTCGGATTTACGGCGCTCGTGTTGGGGCTGTCGTATTATTTGACGAGAAAAAAAGACGCATCCTCCTCGGAAGGCTATTTTTTGGCCGGAAGAGGACTAACCGGGTGGGTAATCGCGGCTTCGCTGTTGCTAACGAACCTGTCTACCGAACAAATGGTAGGGCTAAACGGGCAGGGATATATGTTCAATATGTCCGGAATCGGCTACGAAATTGGGGCGTCTTTGGCGCTGATTATCGTAGCTTTTTTCTTTCTGCCCCGGTACCTTAAAAAAGGATATGCCACCATTCCGGATTTTGTGGGAGATCGGTACGATTCCGCCACCAAGCAGTTTGTCAATTTCCTCTTTTTGGCCGGCTATGTGTTGATTTTGCTTCCTACGGTGCTGTATTCGGGCGCCATTGGAATGGGCGGTATTTTTAACATTATGGATACTTTCGGCATGTCCGAAATGATGGCCATTATCGTGGTGGTGGTTGCCATTGGCGTGTTGGGCTGCCTCTACACCATTTTCGGCGGCCTTCGCATTATGGCCATTGCCGATACGTTAAACGGAATCGGGCTTATTTTCGGCGGACTGATGGTGCCGCTGTTCGCGCTGGCCTATGTGGGCGGCGGAGACATTTTAGGCGGGCTTACGGAAGTGGTCAAAGCACACCCCGAAAAATTTAACGCCATTGGCGGCCCGAATGATCCGGTGCCTTTTGCCACCATGTTTACGGGGATGTTCCTGGTAAACTTGTTTTACTGGGGCTGCAACCAAACCATTATTCAGCGTGCCCTGGCGGCGAAAAACTTAAAGGAAGGGCAGAAAGGCCTTTTCCTCGCGGCCATTTTTAAGTTAATCGGGCCGATTTATCTGATTATTCCGGGCATTGTGGCCTTCCATATTTTCCAGGATAACCCCTTGAAGGTGGGGGATATGGCTTACCCGATGCTGGTAAACAAAGTGCTTCCGTTCTATTTGATCGGCTTCTTCGCGGCCGTATTGTTCGGTGCCATTGTAAGCTCGTTTAATGCGGCGCTGAACTCTTCTTCTACGCTGTTTATGCTCAATGTGTACAAACCGCTGATTAAGCCCACCGCCACCGACGAAGACCTGGTAACCAAAGGCAAGTATGTGGGGATTATTTTGGCGATCTTCTCCATGTGTGTGGCCCCGCTGATTGCCATGGCTCCTTCGGGATTGTTTAACTACCTGCAAATGGTAAACGGTTTTTACAATGTGCCGATTTTTACGCTGATTATCTTCGGTATGCTCAATAAAACCGCACCGGCGTGGGCGGCCAAAGTAACGCTGATTTTCTTTATGATCGGCTACGGCCTGACGCAGCTTGGCATTGTGAAAACGGACTTGCACTTCTTGCATGTGCTGGCCATACTGTTCGTTATTTCCATTGTGTTTATGTACATTACCGGCAAATTTTGGCCCGCCAAAAATAAGTATGATGACGGGAAAGATTTGCACATTGTAGATACCACCCCGTGGAATATGCGGGTAGTGGTCAGCATTGCCATTGTGCTGTGTGTTTTTGGCGTATATGTGCTGTTTTCGCGGATGGGGATTGCCGCGTAG
- a CDS encoding LemA family protein, giving the protein MVIWFLFGAMCMLVVLLMLAYVKFVSLNKAAQNAWQQLDNNMKNRAELIPSLALSAASFPELDREFIYELSHLKDACRKTATLQERVQLESDITKKFKKVFTAAMQHPELKDDEHFLKLQRSIIHAEGKVQSSKKKYNSAARDFNTITGVIPLNLIAKMFEFEPYEYFDFDPSLEKVMQ; this is encoded by the coding sequence ATGGTGATTTGGTTTTTGTTTGGGGCAATGTGCATGTTGGTGGTGTTACTCATGTTGGCGTACGTCAAATTTGTATCGCTTAATAAAGCGGCGCAAAACGCGTGGCAGCAGCTGGATAACAATATGAAAAACCGCGCAGAGCTAATTCCCAGTTTGGCCTTGTCGGCCGCGTCTTTCCCGGAACTGGATCGCGAATTTATTTACGAACTGTCCCACTTAAAAGACGCCTGCCGCAAAACCGCCACCCTGCAGGAACGGGTACAATTGGAAAGCGACATTACCAAAAAATTTAAAAAAGTGTTTACCGCCGCCATGCAGCACCCGGAACTCAAAGACGACGAACACTTCTTAAAACTGCAGCGCAGCATCATCCACGCGGAAGGCAAAGTGCAGTCCTCCAAGAAAAAATACAACAGCGCCGCGCGGGATTTTAATACGATTACCGGGGTAATTCCGCTTAATTTGATTGCCAAAATGTTTGAATTTGAGCCTTACGAATACTTTGATTTTGACCCCAGCTTAGAAAAAGTAATGCAGTAA